The following proteins come from a genomic window of Malus domestica chromosome 02, GDT2T_hap1:
- the LOC103402105 gene encoding uncharacterized protein — protein MPTLGMKTVALESSANPNPQSNNEHPQTPKSLYEQSREDRIRENRERMQKLGIVDISLQLKSNFQSNRSTKSYSGRSTMPSGPTSIRSRGPTRRSSRLKNATPVSYAEVHVSKKDEASYMKGIMLEEGGRPEIYTEEHEKLLGNTDKTWTLFVDGYGKDGKRFYDPDRGKTCHQCRQKTLGHHTQCNQCNRFQGQFCGDCLYMRYGEHVIEANQNPDWICPVCRGICNCSFCRTKKGWPPTGILYKKISQLGFKSVAHYLIHTQRGQTDSEENLETTNQVSAKRSLQFPDVDASCEEIVEDNNDIGAIKLPTWQERDDEFKSEKENDIENSTNLDINKQTSAKRALSFSDVVPQPGSFGSPEVDHKVGDHLGLSKLQSETESSRDDRQGEKENTMPLMDMKLGNGNTLETSSKSETKPALDIEPSTDSIGGRLRQRRRKGNKLKDDDLQEEKMEIPDSSPALGTELKKKRVLAEPSPDSIGGRLRQRRKGNA, from the exons ATGCCAACTCTGGGAATGAAGACTGTTGCCCTAGAATCCTCAGCAAACCCTAACCCTCAAAGCAATAATGAGCACCCCCAAACCCCCAAGTCTCTGTACGAGCAGTCCAGAGAAGATCGAATCAGAGAAAACCGCGAAAGAATGCAAAAGCTCGGCATCGTTGATATCTCTCTTCAGCTCAAATCTAACTTTCAATCGAATAGATCAACGAAGAGCTATTCCGGCCGAAGTACGATGCCGTCTGGACCCACTTCCATTCGGTCACGAGGACCCACTCGTCGTTCGTCTAG ATTGAAGAATGCGACACCAGTGAGCTATGCAGAGGTGCATGTGTCGAAGAAGGATGAGGCTTCGTACATGAAAGGTATTATGCTGGAGGAAGGTGGTAGGCCGGAGATTTACACAGAGGAGCATGAGAAGCTGTTGGGCAACACTGATAAGACCTGGACTCTATTTGTGGATGGTTATGGAAAAGATGGAAAGCGGTTTTATGACCCGGATAGAGGAAAGACTTGCCATCAATGCAG GCAGAAAACTCTGGGCCATCATACTCAATGCAACCAATGCAACAGGTTCCAAGGGCAGTTTTGTGGCGATTGTCTCTACATGCG ATATGGGGAACATGTAATTGAAGCCAATCAGAATCCAGATTGGATTTGCCCTGTCTGCCGTGGAATTTGCAACTGTAGTTTCTGTCGGACAAAAAAAGGATGGCCTCCTACTGGCATCCTCTACAAGAAG ATATCACAACTAGGTTTCAAATCAGTTGCACACTATCTCATTCACACCCAACGAGGACAAACGGATTCAGAAGAAAATCTGGAAACCACCAATCAAGTTTCTGCAAAGAGGTCATTGCAATTCCCAGATGTAGATGCATCATGTGAAGAAATTGTCGAGGACAACAATGATATTGGAGCAATAAAACTTCCAACTTGGCAAGAAAGAGATGATGAGTTTAAGAGTGAGAAGGAGAATGATATCGAGAATAGCACAAATCTAGATATTAACAAACAAACTTCTGCAAAGAGGGCATTGTCCTTTTCAGATGTGGTACCACAACCTGGAAGTTTTGGATCACCTGAGGTTGACCACAAGGTTGGTGACCATCTTGGATTGTCAAAGCTTCAATCTGAGACTGAGAGTAGCAGAGATGATCGTCAAGGTGAAAAAGAGAATACAATGCCTTTGATGGATATGAAACTTGGTAATGGCAATACATTGGAAACTAGCTCAAAGTCTGAAACGAAGCCTGCTCTGGATATTGAGCCAAGCACTGATAGTATTGGTGGAAGACTAAGGCAGAGACGCAGGAAAGGAAACAAGCTTAAGGATGATGACTTACAAgaggaaaaaatggaaattcCAGATAGCAGTCCTGCATTGGGCACAGAGCTCAAGAAGAAACGTGTTCTTGCTGAACCAAGTCCAGACAGCATTGGTGGAAGATTGAGGCAGAGGCGCAAGGGCAACGCCTAA
- the LOC103402112 gene encoding GDSL esterase/lipase At2g23540, protein MAMEYSYTLACVGFVLLIVFNLSYLGNAAENQGLGASFIFGDSLVDAGNNNYLPTLSKANMVPNGIDFNASGGKPTGRFTNGRTIGDIVGEELGQPKYALPYLSPDAKGKALLVGVNYASGAAGIMNATGRIFVNRVGMDIQVDFFNQTRMQIDNVLGPSQAKEYIMKRSIFSVTIGSNDFLNNYLLPVLYIGARISQSPDAFIDDLISHFRVQLTRLYQLDARKFVIGNVGPIGCIPYQRTINQLNADQCVDLPNKLALQYNGRLKGLLAELSENLPGSTFVYANVYDVVMDLITNYDKYGFTTASVACCGTGGQYAGIIPCGPQSSLCKDRSMHVFWDPYHPSEAANLILAKKLLDGDTRIISPMNLRQLRDHGLG, encoded by the exons atggcaatggagtatTCTTACACTCTGGCCTGCGTAGGGTTTGTTCTTTTGATCGTTTTTAATCTGAGTTATTTGGGAAATGCTGCTGAGAATCAAGGGTTAGGAGCTTCTTTTATCTTTGGTGATTCTCTGGTTGATGCTGGAAACAACAACTATTTGCCCACGTTGTCGAAGGCCAATATGGTTCCGAACGGGATTGATTTCAACGCGTCTGGAGGAAAACCAACCGGAAGGTTTACCAATGGCAGAACCATTGGTGATATTGTTG GAGAAGAATTGGGGCAACCAAAGTATGCACTCCCATATTTGTCACCAGATGCCAAAGGGAAAGCCCTATTGGTTGGGGTGAATTATGCATCAGGGGCAGCAGGGATTATGAATGCAACAGGAAGAATATTT GTTAATAGGGTGGGAATGGATATCCAAGTTGATTTTTTCAACCAGACAAGGATGCAGATCGACAACGTATTGGGTCCATCACAGGCAAAAGAGTACATTATGAAAAGATCCATTTTTTCAGTCACAATTGGGTCCAATGACTTTTTGAACAATTATCTACTACCAGTCCTCTACATTGGAGCAAGAATTTCTCAGAGCCCAGAtgcttttattgatgatttgaTCTCTCACTTCAGAGTCCAACTTACT AGACTTTATCAATTGGATGCTCGTAAATTTGTGATTGGAAATGTTGGACCTATTGGATGCATACCTTACCAAAGGACCATAAATCAACTGAATGCAGACCAGTGTGTGGATTTGCCAAATAAGCTAGCTCTTCAGTACAATGGGCGGTTGAAGGGCTTGCTTGCTGAACTGAGTGAGAACCTTCCAGGATCAACATTTGTTTATGCAAACGTGTACGATGTAGTGATGGATCTCATTACAAATTATGACAAATATG GATTTACAACAGCAAGTGTAGCATGCTGTGGAACTGGTGGCCAATACGCAGGTATAATTCCATGTGGTCCACAATCCAGTCTCTGCAAGGATCGGTCGATGCATGTTTTCTGGGATCCCTACCATCCAAGTGAAGCTGCCAACCTTATACTTGCCAAAAAATTGCTTGATGGAGACACAAGAATCATTTCTCCAATGAATCTCAGACAACTCAGAGACCATGGGTTAGGGTAA